The Chitinophagales bacterium genome contains the following window.
TTTACAAAATGGTGTGTATTGGGTGGCTGCAATTGGTTTTGGTATAGCCATGTATGGCTTTGCATATTTTCTGGTACATGATGTGATTATTCACCAACGTTTCAAGTGGTTCACGCGCAGCAATAACCGCTATGTACGTGCTATTCGCTGGGCGCATAAAATGCACCACAAGCATATTGATAAGGAGGATGGCGAAAGTTTCGGTATGCTCATTGTTGCTAAAAAGTACTGGGATAAAGTACGTCGCGATGAAGCGATGAAACAAGCTGCACAATAATTCTTTGTCAAAGCAATACGATTATATCATCGCAGGAGCAGGTTGCGCAGGATTGAGTCTCGCTATGCGATTGGTACAAGATCCTGTTCTCAATAAAGCTTCTATATTACTTATTGATCATTCCTTTCAGCGTGGCAACGATAGAACCTGGTGTTTCTGGGAGGCCGGACAAGGTTTTTTTGAGTCAATCGTACATCACCAATGGTCTACACTCCGAGTTGCTTCTAAGACAATTGATCTGAGTGCTTCTATTGCTCCTTATGCCTATAAGATGATTCGTGGCGAAGATTATTATGCCTATTGCTTGAATGAACTGCGATCAAAATCGAATATTGAGCTTCGCACAGGAAAGATTACCGATGTTGGGGATACTGTTACTGGGGCTTTTGTAATTGTGGATGGAGAAAGAATTGAAGCGAAATATGTGTTCAATTCGGTTTTACGTTCTTCAAGTGCGCAACTGGCAACAGCACAAAAGAAGCATCATTTGTTGCAACACTTTAAAGGCTGGGTCATTCATACTGCTGAGCCCGTTTTCGATCCAACCCGCGCTACTTTTATGGACTTCACAGTGTCGCAGGGGCATGGTACAACATTTATGTATGTATTGCCTACTTCTACAACAACTGCGCTGGTTGAGTATACTTTGTTTACAGAACAGTTGCTTGACGATGCAGCATACGATACGGCCTTAAAAAACTATATCAGCGACCAACTAGGTATTCATTTATACACTATTGAGCATATTGAGTTTGGGATCATTCCTATGACCAATGCAGATTTTTCAAGTGGGTTGCAACGGGTAATTAATCTAGGTGTTGCTGGTGGACAAGCCAAGCCAAGTTCGGGTTTTGCTTTTCAGTTCATACAACGAAGAACAGCCGCTATTACAGCACAATTGGTGAAAGGTAAAGCGCCTGATCAACGATTGTCTTTGCAGGATAAGAAGTTTCTTTTGTACGACAGTACTTTATTGCATGTGTTAACGCGCAAGCAAATGGCAGGTGATGCGGTGTTCTCCGCTATTTTTCAGAAGAATCCCATGCAGCGAGTGTTGCGGTTCTTGGAAAATCGATCAAGTTTAATAGATGATTTACAGATTATGAGCAGCGTGCCTACGCGAATTTTTATGCCAGCTGCCATCAAAGAAATGCTTGCATAAAAAAGGTCGCCAAAACTTTTTTATGCAGTTTATTTAGGGTAAATCTCAATCGCATTTTATGTTATTGTTAAATAGTGGTGATATGGCTGTAAGCTAAATAAAACCATTTCTTATGTTTAAAAACAATTTCCATTCATAAAATAATTAAAGGTGACAAGTAAGTCAACAGTATTTCATATTAAACTAGTCTTCAGCCTAATTAGTTAGTATGAGATGTATGAAATCTTTATTATCGTAAATATTACCAGAAAAGAAATGATAATTTCTACTCTCAGATTCAAGACTAAATGACTTCTCTACTATGAATGTGTTATTAT
Protein-coding sequences here:
- a CDS encoding sterol desaturase family protein codes for the protein MILWYVFVTLLTFAVMEGITWLTHKYVMHGFLWYLHEDHHQPRGQFFEKNDAFFLIFAIPSWLCIMLGLQNGVYWVAAIGFGIAMYGFAYFLVHDVIIHQRFKWFTRSNNRYVRAIRWAHKMHHKHIDKEDGESFGMLIVAKKYWDKVRRDEAMKQAAQ